The proteins below are encoded in one region of Metabacillus dongyingensis:
- a CDS encoding glycine betaine ABC transporter substrate-binding protein — MGLPQIPLADWVDTAVGWIITNFQGFFSGISAFTEGFIDRLVKVLELGPPLLLIILITLLAFYTSRWSIGLFTLIGLLLIENLGLWDATVNTLALVLSSVVITILIGIPIGIWASQSDKVRQIVTPILDFMQTMPGFVYLIPAILFFGIGVVPGIIASVIFAVPPTIRLTNLGIREVPKDLIEASNAFGSTTSQRLFTLQLPLAAPTILAGVNQSIMLALSMVVIASLVGAPGLGAEVYRAVTQVQVGGGFVAGLAIVIIAIILDRISQNLRKPAYHQVIPKRFAYSIFSLLVIGAFIAVSFGGGQAEKASPSKVGEQVDYKITGIDPGAGLMKSTEKAMKDYGLEGDWTLIEGSSAAMTAELQKAYEQKEPIIITGWTPHWMFTKYKLKYLEDPKGSFGKGESIHTIVRKGLEEENPGAYKILDQFSWEPKDMEEVMGDIQEGMKPEEAAEKWINGHPDKVKEWADGAQKGNGEKVSLVYVSWESEIASTNVIGAALKKQGYDVTLKQVEAGPMFTGVANGSADALVAAWLPTTHQDYINEYKDQIVDLGPNLEGTKLGLTVPEYMPIESIEDLKK, encoded by the coding sequence ATGGGACTCCCGCAAATCCCCCTCGCTGATTGGGTAGATACTGCTGTAGGATGGATCATAACTAATTTTCAAGGCTTTTTCAGCGGCATATCTGCCTTCACCGAAGGCTTTATAGATAGACTGGTAAAAGTTTTAGAGCTTGGCCCTCCTTTACTCCTTATTATTTTGATTACGCTGCTAGCTTTTTACACAAGCCGCTGGTCTATTGGTCTTTTTACACTGATCGGTCTGCTTTTAATTGAGAATCTTGGACTGTGGGATGCAACAGTCAACACATTGGCCTTAGTGCTTTCATCTGTTGTCATCACTATCCTTATTGGGATTCCGATTGGAATATGGGCATCGCAAAGTGATAAAGTAAGACAGATTGTCACCCCAATTTTAGATTTCATGCAGACAATGCCTGGATTTGTTTATCTTATTCCAGCCATTCTGTTTTTTGGAATCGGGGTTGTACCAGGAATTATAGCATCTGTCATATTTGCTGTACCTCCTACAATCAGACTGACGAACTTAGGGATACGTGAAGTTCCTAAGGATTTGATCGAGGCTTCGAATGCATTTGGTTCAACGACTTCTCAAAGACTCTTTACCCTGCAGCTGCCGCTTGCAGCGCCTACCATTTTAGCTGGAGTTAATCAGAGTATCATGCTTGCATTATCCATGGTAGTTATTGCGTCATTGGTAGGGGCGCCAGGATTAGGGGCAGAAGTTTACCGTGCTGTAACACAGGTTCAAGTTGGAGGAGGATTTGTAGCTGGTTTAGCCATTGTTATTATTGCAATCATATTAGACCGGATTTCACAAAACCTGCGTAAGCCTGCCTATCATCAAGTTATACCTAAGAGATTTGCGTATAGTATTTTTTCTTTATTGGTAATTGGTGCTTTTATTGCCGTATCTTTTGGCGGAGGCCAGGCTGAAAAGGCTTCTCCGAGTAAAGTAGGCGAACAGGTCGATTACAAAATTACAGGAATTGATCCCGGAGCCGGACTTATGAAATCCACAGAAAAAGCAATGAAGGATTACGGCTTAGAGGGAGATTGGACATTAATAGAAGGCTCTTCAGCAGCCATGACCGCTGAATTACAAAAAGCCTATGAACAAAAAGAACCTATCATTATCACTGGATGGACACCTCACTGGATGTTTACAAAGTATAAGCTGAAATATTTAGAGGATCCTAAAGGCTCGTTCGGTAAAGGTGAATCCATTCACACCATAGTCAGAAAAGGCTTAGAAGAAGAAAATCCCGGTGCTTATAAAATCCTTGATCAATTCTCCTGGGAACCAAAAGATATGGAAGAAGTGATGGGAGATATCCAGGAAGGCATGAAACCCGAGGAAGCTGCTGAAAAATGGATTAACGGCCATCCTGACAAAGTGAAAGAATGGGCAGATGGCGCTCAAAAAGGCAATGGTGAAAAAGTAAGCCTTGTCTACGTTTCTTGGGAATCAGAAATCGCAAGTACGAATGTCATTGGTGCTGCATTAAAGAAGCAGGGCTATGATGTCACTTTAAAACAAGTAGAGGCAGGACCAATGTTCACGGGTGTTGCCAATGGCAGTGCAGACGCGTTAGTAGCTGCATGGCTCCCAACAACACATCAGGACTATATTAATGAATATAAAGATCAAATTGTCGATCTTGGGCCAAATCTTGAAGGAACGAAATTAGGTTTAACCGTTCCGGAATACATGCCTATTGAGTCAATTGAAGACCTTAAAAAATAA